A single genomic interval of Dyella sp. GSA-30 harbors:
- a CDS encoding DNA polymerase II, protein MSTRHENGYILTRHWRDTKDGSDIELWLATESGARRILVTGQRNVAFVRAAARTQVEALIRNESGVELAPLPMKTFEQEPVLGLYTRGYRALLKLEKQLAKEGIELLEADIRPDDRYLMERFITASIVIETEGSGDTATLVNPRLRPGESYRPALRLVSLDIETSAQGELYSIALEGCGQRQVFMLGHPHDGETPDLDFELTYYEERAQLIVALNNWFRHHDPDVIIGWNLIQFDLRLLQACADTCGLILTLGRGGTPIEWRNHQRREGYIFATIPGRLAIDGIEALRSALWSFPSFSLETVAQELLGEGKAIEDPYSRMAEIERRFNEDKPALARYNLKDCELVTRIFAKTKLMEFLLERANVTGLQADRMGGSIAAFSHLYLPRMHREGYVAPNAGARTGESYPGGFVMESCPGIYDSIVVLDYKSLYPSIIRTFLVDPIGLAEGMLATDPKATIPGPKGTRFSRSKHCLPGLITQLWTGRDKAKAAGNAPLSQAFKLLMNAFIGVLGAAGGKFFDPKLVSAVTLRGHEIMRKTRAWVEAEGYEVIYGDTDSIFIWLGKRYPEAEALAIADQLVAHINTKWAEQLKASLDIDCYLEIEFDAHYQRFFMPTIRGSDQGSKKRYAGMVLNDNGQEELVFRGLETVRSDWTPLAKRFQRELFEKIFREEPYADFIRNYVADLRAGKLNDLLTYRKRLRGKLDSYDRITPPQVRAARLADEHNARLRRPLQYQNGGWINYVMTVNGPEPLEVLRSAVDYDHYLLHQLRPIAEAILSPIGGRFDVLISQQAELF, encoded by the coding sequence GTGAGCACACGTCATGAGAACGGCTACATCCTTACTCGCCACTGGCGCGACACAAAGGATGGCAGCGATATCGAGTTGTGGCTGGCGACCGAGTCGGGCGCCCGCCGCATACTTGTTACAGGTCAGCGAAACGTAGCGTTCGTTCGTGCAGCTGCGCGTACGCAAGTCGAGGCGCTGATCCGCAACGAGAGTGGCGTGGAGTTGGCGCCCTTGCCGATGAAAACGTTCGAGCAAGAGCCCGTCCTCGGGCTCTATACCCGGGGATATCGGGCCCTGCTCAAGCTGGAGAAACAGCTGGCCAAAGAAGGCATCGAGCTGCTTGAGGCCGATATCCGCCCCGACGATCGCTATCTGATGGAACGCTTTATCACGGCCAGCATCGTCATCGAGACGGAAGGTAGCGGCGATACGGCCACGCTGGTCAATCCGCGCCTGCGGCCGGGTGAAAGCTATCGTCCGGCACTGCGCCTGGTATCGCTGGATATCGAGACAAGCGCGCAAGGCGAGCTCTACTCCATTGCGCTCGAAGGGTGCGGGCAGCGGCAAGTCTTCATGCTCGGCCACCCCCATGATGGGGAGACGCCCGACCTGGATTTCGAGCTGACCTACTACGAAGAGCGCGCACAGCTTATCGTCGCGCTCAACAACTGGTTTCGCCATCACGACCCCGACGTCATCATCGGTTGGAACCTGATTCAGTTCGATCTTCGCCTGCTCCAGGCATGCGCGGACACATGTGGACTGATCCTGACGCTTGGACGTGGCGGTACGCCCATCGAGTGGCGAAACCATCAACGGCGCGAAGGCTACATTTTCGCGACCATCCCCGGCCGGCTGGCTATCGACGGCATCGAGGCACTGCGTTCGGCGCTCTGGAGCTTTCCCTCGTTCAGTCTCGAAACCGTCGCGCAGGAGTTGCTTGGCGAGGGCAAGGCCATCGAAGATCCGTACAGCCGGATGGCGGAAATCGAGCGTCGCTTCAATGAGGACAAGCCCGCCCTGGCCCGCTACAACCTGAAAGACTGTGAGCTGGTGACGCGCATCTTCGCCAAGACGAAGCTCATGGAATTCCTGCTTGAGCGAGCGAACGTCACCGGCTTGCAAGCCGATCGCATGGGCGGTTCGATCGCCGCCTTCAGTCACTTGTACTTGCCGCGCATGCATCGCGAAGGCTACGTGGCTCCCAATGCAGGTGCACGCACGGGCGAATCGTACCCGGGCGGCTTCGTCATGGAGTCTTGCCCGGGTATCTACGACTCCATCGTTGTCCTGGACTATAAAAGCCTTTATCCCTCGATCATCCGCACGTTCCTGGTCGATCCGATCGGCTTGGCCGAAGGCATGCTCGCCACCGATCCCAAGGCCACGATTCCGGGACCCAAAGGCACGCGCTTCTCGCGCAGCAAGCACTGCCTGCCGGGCCTGATCACCCAGCTATGGACCGGACGCGACAAGGCCAAGGCGGCAGGGAACGCGCCACTGTCGCAGGCGTTCAAGCTTCTGATGAATGCGTTCATCGGCGTGCTCGGCGCCGCGGGCGGAAAGTTCTTCGATCCCAAGCTGGTCTCTGCCGTGACGCTACGTGGCCATGAAATCATGCGGAAGACGCGCGCATGGGTCGAGGCGGAAGGCTACGAAGTGATCTATGGAGATACGGATTCGATCTTCATCTGGCTGGGAAAGCGCTATCCGGAAGCCGAAGCACTGGCCATCGCCGATCAACTGGTTGCCCACATCAATACGAAGTGGGCAGAGCAACTGAAGGCGTCATTGGATATCGATTGCTATCTGGAAATCGAATTCGATGCGCACTATCAGCGATTCTTCATGCCAACGATCCGCGGAAGCGATCAGGGTAGCAAGAAGCGTTACGCCGGCATGGTCTTGAATGACAATGGCCAGGAGGAACTGGTCTTTCGTGGCCTGGAAACAGTGCGAAGCGACTGGACGCCACTGGCCAAACGGTTTCAGCGGGAGCTTTTCGAAAAGATCTTCCGGGAGGAACCGTACGCGGATTTCATCAGGAACTATGTGGCCGACCTGCGCGCGGGAAAACTCAACGACCTGCTCACCTACCGAAAGCGGCTACGTGGAAAGCTCGATTCCTACGATCGGATCACCCCGCCCCAGGTCCGCGCCGCTCGCCTGGCCGATGAGCACAATGCCCGGCTTCGCCGTCCGTTGCAGTATCAGAATGGCGGATGGATCAACTATGTGATGACCGTCAATGGCCCGGAACCGCTGGAGGTATTGCGTTCGGCCGTCGACTACGACCACTACCTGCTTCATCAGTTGAGGCCTATCGCCGAGGCGATCCTCTCCCCGATAGGCGGCCGGTTCGATGTCTTGATATCGCAGCAGGCTGAGCTGTTCTAA
- a CDS encoding PAS domain-containing sensor histidine kinase → MSEEILIAELRARLQEAEETLDAIRQGEVDAVVVGGPSGTRVYTLENADRPYRVLVEKMQEGAVTLSRDGTILYCNERFATLAGFVRENIIGIKIDLILSPGERSVFARLLEQGTSSGTELTLVSTRGTRVPVLVSFANVTVADDAPTVVCAVFTDQTLVRQRNDELTVANARLGQEIEDRRRAEESLFVALDAAGMGNWDFDLATGFLQRSPRYEEIFGRHDALSPLRIEATLDYFLAEDRQDVAAAFDAAKKYGNISFEKRIRRTSDGAIRWVHVIGRTYYRDEKAVRIAGVVSDVTDRRLMDEQLRHAQKMEALGQLTGGVAHDFNNLLMVIGGSLELLADRVPRDERSQKHLNAAKLGVSRGEKLNRQLLAFSRHQDLHAEPVCIDDRLETFRLLLDRAIGETISIEIRRAPQTWYCLTDPHELETAMLNLAINARDAMPNGGTLTLSTRPQYVDARSHVPTGIKPGDYVVIEVTDTGTGMSPEIVERVFEPFFTTKGVGHGTGLGLSQVYGFAKQSGGFVSIDSSPGAGTSVRIYLPRTEDQSLNAGALPDREVAATGQGLVLLVEDDDDVRKVAHAMLEDLGYTVREADNAPSALGMLRTGPAVDLVFSDVIMPGGMNGAQLALSIRAEFPLIPVLLCSGYTAQHLTAEQALNEIRCLRKPYTAAELAEAVAAVIRRDDA, encoded by the coding sequence ATGTCCGAAGAAATCCTGATCGCTGAACTTCGTGCTCGCCTGCAAGAGGCGGAGGAAACACTCGACGCCATTCGCCAGGGCGAAGTCGATGCCGTTGTAGTGGGAGGCCCGTCAGGGACACGCGTCTACACGCTAGAGAACGCCGATCGGCCCTATCGTGTGCTGGTGGAAAAGATGCAGGAGGGTGCGGTCACGCTGAGTCGGGATGGGACCATCTTGTACTGCAATGAGCGTTTCGCGACCCTGGCGGGCTTCGTTCGCGAAAACATCATAGGCATCAAGATCGATCTCATCCTGTCACCCGGTGAGCGCAGCGTCTTTGCAAGGCTACTCGAACAGGGTACGTCGAGCGGGACGGAACTGACGCTGGTCTCTACGCGGGGGACTCGCGTTCCGGTGCTGGTGTCATTCGCTAACGTAACGGTCGCCGACGATGCACCAACCGTGGTGTGCGCCGTGTTCACCGATCAGACCCTGGTTCGCCAGCGTAACGATGAACTGACCGTAGCCAACGCCCGGTTGGGCCAGGAGATCGAAGATCGCCGTCGCGCGGAGGAAAGCCTGTTTGTCGCGCTCGACGCAGCCGGGATGGGTAATTGGGACTTTGACCTGGCCACGGGATTCCTGCAGCGCTCGCCGCGTTACGAAGAGATATTCGGGCGTCACGACGCGCTGTCGCCATTGCGTATCGAAGCTACCTTGGACTATTTCCTTGCGGAGGATCGTCAGGATGTCGCGGCAGCGTTCGACGCCGCAAAAAAGTATGGAAACATCAGTTTCGAGAAACGTATCCGCCGAACGAGCGATGGGGCGATCCGATGGGTTCATGTCATCGGTCGAACGTACTACCGCGATGAAAAAGCCGTGCGAATCGCAGGCGTGGTTTCCGATGTCACGGATCGCCGTCTTATGGACGAGCAATTGCGGCACGCGCAGAAAATGGAAGCGCTCGGGCAACTCACTGGCGGCGTTGCGCATGACTTCAACAATCTTCTGATGGTCATTGGCGGGAGTCTGGAACTTCTTGCCGACCGGGTTCCGCGCGACGAGCGCTCGCAAAAGCACCTGAATGCGGCGAAGCTGGGCGTGTCCCGTGGCGAAAAGCTCAATCGACAGCTTCTTGCTTTTTCACGGCATCAGGATCTTCACGCCGAACCGGTGTGCATCGATGACCGTCTCGAAACGTTCCGCCTCCTGCTGGATCGTGCCATCGGCGAGACGATCAGCATCGAAATCAGGCGTGCGCCACAGACATGGTACTGCCTGACCGATCCGCACGAGCTCGAGACGGCGATGCTCAACCTCGCCATCAATGCACGCGATGCCATGCCCAACGGCGGCACGCTGACACTCTCGACGCGGCCGCAGTATGTGGACGCTCGATCGCATGTGCCCACTGGCATCAAGCCGGGCGACTATGTGGTCATCGAGGTCACCGATACCGGTACCGGCATGTCACCGGAAATCGTGGAACGCGTCTTCGAGCCGTTCTTCACTACCAAGGGCGTCGGCCATGGCACCGGTCTAGGACTTAGCCAGGTTTACGGTTTCGCCAAGCAGTCGGGAGGGTTTGTCTCTATCGATAGCTCCCCGGGCGCCGGTACAAGCGTGCGTATCTATTTGCCCCGTACCGAAGATCAGTCATTAAACGCAGGCGCCTTGCCCGATCGCGAAGTCGCTGCAACGGGCCAGGGTTTGGTGCTCCTGGTGGAAGACGACGACGATGTACGAAAAGTAGCGCATGCGATGCTGGAAGACCTCGGTTACACCGTAAGAGAGGCCGACAACGCACCAAGTGCACTGGGCATGTTGCGGACTGGCCCGGCCGTCGATCTCGTTTTCAGCGATGTCATCATGCCCGGCGGCATGAATGGCGCACAGCTTGCCCTGTCGATCAGGGCCGAATTTCCCTTGATTCCGGTATTACTGTGCTCGGGGTATACCGCGCAACACCTGACCGCCGAACAGGCGCTCAATGAGATTCGATGCTTGCGCAAGCCATACACCGCGGCGGAACTGGCCGAGGCAGTCGCCGCGGTCATTCGTCGAGACGACGCATAG
- a CDS encoding circadian clock KaiB family protein — MNTDGPFDDTAERYKLRLFITGSTPRSARAIQNMRQICDENLKGRYDLEVIDVYEDPEATKELQVIATPTLVKILPEPLRRIIGDLSDKERVLAGLNILPLRTDD; from the coding sequence ATGAATACGGATGGGCCATTTGACGACACAGCCGAACGCTACAAACTTCGCCTGTTCATTACCGGGTCTACCCCGCGTTCGGCCCGTGCCATCCAGAACATGCGGCAGATATGCGACGAAAATCTGAAGGGACGTTACGACCTCGAAGTCATTGATGTCTATGAGGATCCGGAGGCGACGAAAGAACTGCAGGTCATCGCTACCCCTACGCTTGTGAAGATCCTGCCTGAGCCGCTCCGGCGCATCATTGGCGACCTGTCCGACAAGGAGCGCGTACTCGCCGGGCTCAATATTCTTCCGCTCAGAACCGACGACTGA
- a CDS encoding circadian clock KaiB family protein, with product MSNKPDSSEISPDKAMEDLGEFNDNGHYNLRLYVAGQTPKSLAAIANLKHICEKYLAGRYTIDVIDLLVTPTLAAGDQIVALPTLVRRLPPPLKRVIGNLADTERLLVGLDIRPKDFQSP from the coding sequence ATGAGCAATAAGCCCGATAGCAGCGAAATCTCGCCGGATAAGGCAATGGAAGATCTGGGAGAGTTCAACGATAACGGCCATTACAATCTACGCCTGTACGTCGCCGGGCAAACGCCAAAATCCCTGGCGGCGATAGCCAACCTCAAGCATATCTGCGAGAAATATCTCGCTGGCCGCTACACCATAGACGTAATCGATCTACTGGTTACCCCCACACTCGCTGCGGGCGATCAGATCGTTGCGCTTCCCACCCTTGTGCGGCGACTGCCGCCACCACTGAAGCGAGTGATCGGCAATCTCGCCGATACCGAGCGTCTGCTCGTTGGCCTCGACATTCGCCCGAAGGATTTCCAATCGCCATGA
- the kaiC gene encoding circadian clock protein KaiC codes for MNDPKISNHAESIALAKTLTGIRGLDDLTLGGLPAGRPTLLCGAAGCGKTLLAVTFLINGARDYGENGVFMSFEERAVDLEQNVASLGYGLADLVAAKKIVIDHVHVERAEIEESGDYDLEGLFVRLNHAIDAIGAKRVVLDTVEALFAGFTDKGILRAELRRLFAWLKDKGVTAIITGERGDGQLTRYGIEEYVSDCVILLDNRVDEQITTRRLRVVKYRGSAHGTNEYPFLIDDRGISVMPITSAGLGHKISRESVSTGVPGLDAMLGRGGYFRGSSVLISGLAGTGKSTFGAAFINAACHRGERCMLFAFEESQDQIVRNMGSVGIELKPHIDAGLLRFEAARPSLFGFEMHLARMNRDIEDFAPQVVVVDPISAFRGPSLEIHATLVRLADICKTRGITAVFTSLSSSGELMDESERSVSSLMDTWISLKDHEANGERNRLLYLLKSRGMNHSKQLREYQLTDNGIELVDAYIGTEGVLTGTARLAQEARERDASNTRAQGIARRRREMARKRASVERQIADLKAELDTEEAEMKTRIEQEEAQEVVYADDRSRMATRRGMKP; via the coding sequence ATGAACGATCCAAAGATATCGAACCACGCCGAATCCATTGCCCTGGCCAAGACGCTTACCGGGATACGCGGTCTGGACGACCTCACATTGGGTGGATTGCCTGCCGGGCGTCCCACGCTGCTGTGCGGTGCGGCCGGTTGCGGCAAGACATTGTTAGCGGTCACGTTTCTGATTAACGGCGCCAGGGATTACGGAGAGAACGGCGTCTTCATGAGTTTCGAAGAGCGCGCTGTCGACCTGGAGCAGAACGTCGCATCGCTGGGGTATGGACTTGCCGACCTCGTTGCGGCGAAGAAAATTGTGATCGACCACGTGCACGTCGAGCGCGCCGAGATCGAGGAAAGCGGAGATTACGACCTGGAGGGGTTGTTCGTCCGGCTCAATCACGCCATCGATGCGATCGGTGCCAAGCGCGTGGTGCTCGATACGGTCGAGGCGCTGTTTGCCGGCTTTACCGACAAAGGTATCTTGCGCGCCGAGCTCAGGCGATTGTTTGCCTGGCTGAAGGACAAGGGCGTCACCGCCATCATTACCGGCGAACGTGGCGACGGGCAGCTGACCCGCTACGGCATCGAAGAATATGTCTCCGATTGTGTCATCCTGCTCGACAATCGTGTGGATGAGCAGATCACGACGCGCCGCCTTCGTGTCGTCAAATATCGCGGTTCGGCGCACGGCACCAATGAGTATCCCTTCCTGATCGACGACCGCGGCATCAGCGTCATGCCCATCACGTCGGCCGGCCTGGGTCACAAGATCTCGCGTGAGTCGGTCTCGACCGGCGTGCCGGGGCTCGATGCGATGCTTGGACGCGGGGGCTATTTTCGCGGCTCCAGTGTGCTTATTTCAGGTCTTGCCGGCACCGGGAAATCCACCTTCGGCGCGGCTTTCATCAACGCCGCATGCCACCGGGGCGAACGCTGCATGCTGTTCGCGTTCGAGGAGTCACAAGATCAGATCGTCCGCAACATGGGCTCGGTAGGTATCGAGCTCAAGCCACATATTGATGCCGGCCTGCTGCGCTTCGAGGCAGCGCGGCCCAGCCTGTTCGGTTTCGAAATGCATCTTGCGCGCATGAACCGTGACATCGAGGACTTTGCTCCGCAAGTGGTGGTCGTGGACCCGATCTCTGCGTTTCGAGGACCCTCGCTGGAAATTCATGCGACCCTGGTGAGGCTGGCAGATATCTGCAAGACCCGAGGCATCACCGCTGTGTTCACCAGCCTGTCTTCGTCCGGCGAGCTGATGGACGAAAGCGAGCGCAGCGTTTCTTCGCTAATGGATACCTGGATCTCGCTGAAGGACCATGAAGCCAACGGCGAGCGCAACCGGCTGCTTTATCTGCTGAAATCGCGCGGCATGAACCACTCCAAGCAGCTGCGGGAATACCAGCTCACCGATAACGGCATCGAACTGGTTGACGCGTATATCGGTACCGAGGGCGTGCTGACTGGCACGGCCAGGCTGGCCCAGGAGGCACGTGAGCGTGACGCAAGCAACACGCGAGCTCAGGGCATAGCCCGACGTCGGCGTGAGATGGCGCGAAAGCGTGCGTCAGTCGAGCGCCAGATCGCCGACCTCAAGGCCGAGCTCGACACCGAAGAGGCGGAAATGAAGACACGCATTGAACAGGAAGAGGCGCAAGAAGTCGTCTATGCCGATGATCGGTCCCGCATGGCCACACGGCGAGGTATGAAGCCATGA
- a CDS encoding alpha-L-rhamnosidase — MQLQSLTIDRQTQPLSIDVPSPSFAWVVANAPRGTTPGGYRIEVARSMAALAADRPDLWDSGLVAGDASFDVAYNGPPLTPSSRYYWKVVAHTSAGNASATSWFETAPSPQQWSRAQWIGKPPGGSLAAPLLRRVLTVKNGLESARLYVAAGGYANVSINGKPASDAVLSPDFTNYNKRALYLAHDVTALLKPGSANAIGIELGRGYYGLTNPNVWHWEKAPWHGEPRVRVLLKLCYVDGRCEFEGTDAHWRIHDGPTVLDDVYGGETYDARLELPGFDTVAFDDRNWRAAAVLPAPEGVLQAQREPPVRVAATLQATTITRLPSGSYVFAFPRVIAGWATLAMQGKAGDTIVLHYGEKLLPDGSVDDRDDHHYFGHGLQTDRITLAGRGVEHWHSRFSWKGFRYVQVDGWPGSAPSLSAMTAQVVHSDVAVIGHFSSSHPLLNWIHTAAVDTVLNNLYGIPTDTPMYEKNGWTGDGMLGADMMLRNVDADTLLSKWVRDIADARNAEGAPLLIAPNPGWGDVRAPPWHAAYVLVPWSLYWQRGDRHVLAEHVDGMARYVDLEFARSSGGIADTELGDWVSPSTPADGGNAPEDKRIAATAYLYRMAETMAQIERVLGNDDTSRHFDAMSAQVRSAFNQQFFDPAQGLYRGQGDEGVRQTHQLLALDFGLVPEAQRRRVVDALVQAVHAHDNHLDTGALGSKLLLPTLTAMGHADLAWIVATQTSFPSWGYWRENGATSLWEHWKLDARSRGHYFLGSIDDWLFGDVAGLKPLAPGWQRIGIYPALVPWLDHAEADTMTPFGRTAVAWSRSRGKLQLDLEVPVGSTAEVHLPRVAPEGVTESGQSLSTLKWVHGLHACGTDTCFELESGQFRFSAWTVRSAAAGRD, encoded by the coding sequence TTGCAGCTTCAATCCCTTACCATCGACAGACAAACGCAACCGCTATCCATCGATGTCCCGTCGCCTTCCTTTGCCTGGGTGGTGGCTAATGCGCCGCGCGGCACGACACCCGGCGGTTATCGAATCGAAGTAGCGCGCAGCATGGCCGCGCTGGCTGCCGATCGTCCCGACCTATGGGACAGCGGCCTTGTAGCCGGCGATGCCTCTTTCGACGTCGCGTATAACGGGCCACCATTGACTCCGTCGAGTCGGTACTACTGGAAAGTGGTTGCGCACACGTCGGCAGGTAATGCGAGTGCTACATCCTGGTTCGAAACCGCACCGTCGCCACAGCAATGGTCCCGGGCACAATGGATCGGCAAGCCTCCGGGCGGCTCTTTGGCTGCGCCGCTGCTGCGACGCGTTTTAACCGTAAAGAACGGCCTCGAATCGGCACGCCTGTATGTCGCCGCAGGTGGCTACGCCAACGTGTCGATCAATGGAAAGCCCGCTAGCGATGCCGTTCTTTCGCCCGATTTCACGAATTACAACAAACGCGCGCTTTATCTTGCGCATGACGTAACGGCCCTGTTAAAGCCCGGCTCGGCCAATGCCATCGGCATCGAGCTTGGACGTGGTTACTACGGACTCACCAATCCGAATGTATGGCATTGGGAAAAGGCGCCATGGCACGGCGAGCCGCGCGTACGTGTACTTCTTAAATTATGTTACGTGGACGGTCGTTGCGAGTTCGAAGGAACTGATGCGCACTGGCGCATCCACGACGGCCCGACGGTACTTGACGATGTATACGGTGGCGAGACCTATGACGCGCGCCTCGAGCTACCTGGCTTCGACACGGTAGCTTTTGACGATCGAAACTGGCGCGCAGCCGCCGTATTGCCCGCACCAGAGGGCGTACTGCAGGCGCAGCGCGAACCGCCGGTGCGCGTAGCAGCAACGTTGCAGGCGACCACGATCACCAGGCTGCCCAGCGGTAGCTACGTGTTCGCTTTTCCGCGTGTCATCGCCGGCTGGGCCACGCTGGCCATGCAAGGAAAAGCCGGCGACACCATCGTTTTACACTATGGCGAAAAGCTATTGCCCGATGGCAGTGTGGACGACCGCGACGACCATCATTACTTCGGGCACGGCCTGCAGACGGATCGCATCACCCTGGCCGGTCGCGGTGTGGAGCACTGGCACTCGCGCTTTTCCTGGAAGGGATTTCGCTATGTACAAGTCGACGGTTGGCCTGGGTCCGCACCGTCGCTCAGCGCGATGACTGCACAAGTCGTGCATTCCGATGTTGCAGTCATCGGTCACTTCAGCAGCAGCCATCCGTTGCTCAACTGGATCCATACCGCCGCTGTCGATACCGTGCTGAATAATCTTTACGGCATACCCACCGATACGCCGATGTACGAGAAGAACGGCTGGACCGGCGACGGCATGCTCGGCGCAGATATGATGTTGCGCAATGTGGACGCCGATACGTTGCTGTCCAAGTGGGTGCGGGACATTGCCGATGCGCGCAATGCCGAGGGCGCGCCGCTACTGATCGCACCCAATCCGGGTTGGGGTGATGTACGCGCACCACCCTGGCATGCGGCGTATGTACTGGTTCCCTGGTCGCTGTATTGGCAACGCGGTGATCGGCACGTATTGGCCGAGCATGTCGATGGCATGGCGCGTTATGTCGACCTTGAGTTTGCACGCTCATCCGGCGGCATTGCCGATACCGAGCTTGGCGACTGGGTCAGTCCCAGCACGCCTGCCGATGGTGGTAACGCGCCGGAGGACAAACGTATCGCGGCAACCGCCTATCTCTATCGTATGGCCGAAACCATGGCGCAAATCGAGCGTGTGCTTGGCAACGACGACACGTCGCGCCATTTCGATGCGATGTCGGCGCAGGTACGGTCCGCCTTCAATCAGCAGTTCTTCGATCCGGCCCAGGGACTATATCGAGGACAAGGCGATGAGGGTGTGCGGCAAACCCACCAATTGCTTGCGCTGGATTTTGGCCTGGTTCCGGAAGCGCAACGCCGGCGAGTGGTCGATGCCCTGGTTCAAGCGGTGCATGCGCATGACAACCATCTGGACACCGGCGCACTCGGCAGCAAGCTGCTATTGCCGACGCTGACAGCCATGGGGCATGCCGACCTCGCGTGGATCGTTGCAACCCAGACGAGTTTCCCCAGCTGGGGTTATTGGCGGGAGAACGGTGCCACCAGCTTATGGGAGCACTGGAAACTGGATGCCCGCTCTCGAGGACATTACTTTCTGGGCAGTATCGACGATTGGCTATTTGGGGATGTAGCGGGTTTAAAGCCATTGGCGCCGGGATGGCAACGTATCGGCATATATCCCGCCCTTGTTCCATGGCTGGATCACGCTGAAGCAGACACCATGACGCCGTTTGGTCGTACTGCTGTGGCTTGGTCCCGCTCACGAGGGAAATTGCAACTCGACTTAGAGGTTCCCGTTGGCAGTACCGCTGAGGTACACCTGCCCAGGGTTGCTCCGGAAGGCGTGACGGAATCGGGGCAGTCTCTGTCGACATTGAAGTGGGTGCATGGATTGCACGCGTGCGGCACAGACACGTGTTTTGAGTTGGAGTCTGGCCAGTTTCGTTTTTCAGCTTGGACAGTCCGCAGCGCCGCCGCGGGTCGCGACTGA
- a CDS encoding amino acid permease translates to MSDSQRSLGQWMLIALVIGNIIGSGVFVLPAALAPYGAASLLGWGISLGGALMLALVYAWLAQIIPNHGGAYAYARRAFGDRVGFLVAWSYWVCVWSANAAIAVAFAGSLGSVWPAATLTPLRSALCALGALWICTFISLAGVREAGRTAIVTTLLKLVPLVVFGLLGLGWVHMSAFVPFNSSGLPLVSVASSVAALTLWAFLGLETATVPTGVVKDPQRTVPRATINGMTIAGLATMLACTVVVGMLPADVLHASAAPMAEAARRVWGDAAGIAIGVAATVSCFGALNGWVLLQAQTSLAAAQDGLFPACFARLDKRDTPWVGLLISSILASVLIVSNYSRTLVALFTFTILLSTAATLVPYLVTVLAWWRIDSSARMWRRVVALGALAFSLWALIGTGTETLLWGAVLLFAGLPIYLWQRYAVK, encoded by the coding sequence ATGAGCGACAGCCAACGGTCGCTCGGGCAATGGATGCTGATCGCGCTGGTCATCGGCAACATTATCGGATCGGGCGTGTTTGTTTTACCGGCAGCACTGGCGCCTTATGGCGCCGCCAGTCTGCTCGGTTGGGGAATCAGCTTGGGCGGCGCGTTGATGTTGGCGCTGGTGTATGCGTGGCTGGCGCAGATCATTCCCAACCACGGCGGCGCCTATGCCTATGCACGGCGAGCATTCGGTGACCGTGTCGGTTTCCTCGTGGCGTGGAGTTACTGGGTCTGCGTATGGTCAGCCAATGCGGCGATTGCCGTTGCGTTCGCCGGCAGCCTGGGTTCTGTGTGGCCAGCAGCAACGCTCACTCCGTTGCGCAGCGCCTTGTGCGCATTAGGCGCGCTGTGGATCTGCACATTCATTAGTTTGGCCGGCGTGCGCGAAGCGGGCCGTACAGCCATCGTAACGACCTTGCTCAAGCTGGTGCCGCTGGTGGTCTTTGGTTTGCTGGGACTGGGCTGGGTGCACATGAGCGCCTTTGTACCTTTCAATTCCAGCGGACTGCCCCTGGTGAGCGTGGCTTCATCCGTTGCCGCACTCACCTTGTGGGCGTTTCTTGGCCTCGAAACCGCCACCGTGCCAACCGGCGTCGTCAAGGATCCGCAACGCACGGTGCCGCGTGCCACCATTAACGGTATGACCATCGCCGGGCTCGCCACCATGTTGGCCTGTACGGTGGTCGTCGGCATGCTTCCAGCCGATGTGCTGCACGCATCGGCAGCGCCGATGGCCGAAGCGGCAAGGAGAGTATGGGGTGACGCCGCGGGCATCGCGATCGGTGTCGCCGCGACCGTTTCGTGCTTCGGCGCACTCAACGGATGGGTGCTTCTGCAAGCGCAGACGTCGCTGGCTGCCGCACAGGATGGCTTGTTTCCAGCCTGCTTCGCTCGCCTGGATAAACGCGATACGCCGTGGGTGGGGCTGCTGATCAGCAGCATTCTCGCGAGCGTGCTGATTGTCTCCAATTACAGCCGCACGTTGGTGGCGCTCTTTACCTTCACGATCCTGCTATCCACTGCGGCGACGCTGGTTCCCTATCTCGTCACCGTGCTGGCATGGTGGCGTATCGACAGCAGCGCCAGGATGTGGCGGCGGGTGGTCGCACTAGGCGCGCTAGCTTTCAGTCTGTGGGCGTTAATCGGTACGGGGACCGAGACCTTGCTGTGGGGCGCTGTGCTGCTGTTCGCTGGATTGCCTATCTATTTATGGCAGCGTTACGCCGTGAAGTGA